The genomic interval ACCGCTGAGGCCACCCGCCGTGCTGCGCTCCAGCAACTGCTCGACAGTGCCGGAAAACTGGCAAATACGCCGTTTGATCCATTACTCAACGGCAAAATCAAAAACCTGCAACTGCAATGGCAGGAACTCGAAGCCGAGCCCACCGAAGCCCAACAGCAACAGTTTGATAAAGCTTTAACCAGCGCTCAGAAAACCTATGACGAGCACATGGAACAGTTGGCTGCCGAGGAGGAACTGGCCAAAACACCGGTTGAACCGGAACCCGTGGAAGAGACTCCAGAACCGATTGTTGAACCCGGTCGCTTTATCGAAATCCGCAAAACATTGCACCAGGTGCTGACGGATCAGATTCTCGCCATGATTGAAAGCGAGGAAATTACCGAGGCAATGTTGAACCATGCGGACGAAGTGTTAACCGAAAGTCAGAATGAATGGCGCACGACCGAAGAAGAACAAAAAGCCAGTAAAGAAGAGTTCCGTGCTTTCAGCCATCTCTGTACCGAATACGAACAGCTGTTGCTGGCATTCCGCAGTCTGGACAGTTTTGCCGATCTGGTGGACCAATGCGAGCAGGATCCAGAATCTTCAGCCGTGGAAATACTGGATCAAATAATCCATCACCTCGATTTTCTGGCATCGGATAATCAACCCGTCGTAGTACAACACGCACAAACCATTCTTAAAGATATCGAAGCCAGACAGGAACAATACAAAAAAGAGCAGCACCAACAGATCGGTCATATTCGCGGACTCATACGCAAAGGCCACTGGGCCATTAATCAGGGACATCTGCGCCAGGCAGCCGGTATCACCCATGCCATCGAAGAAAAAGCCGGTCATCTGGAACGAATTCCACAGTCTTTGAAACAACAGATCACCCAGCTGAGCGAAGACCTGGAAAAACTGTTGGATTGGCAGGACTTTGCGGTATTACCGAAGAAAAAAGACCTGCTGGATAAAATGCAGGCATTGGTGGGATCAGATCAACATCCGGAAGCCATCGCCAACCTGATCAAACGCTTCCAGGATGAATGGAAACTGCTCAGCAAAGGCAGCCAGGGACATCATCAGGAATTGTGGGAAAAATTCCATGCCGCCGCTCAGGAGGCTTATCAACCCTGCAAAAAATGGTTTGAAGAACAGGCAGAAATGCGCCGCCGGAATCTGACATCAAGACAAAAACTGGTCTCAGAACTTAACATCTTTTTGCAAGCCATACCGGAACAACCCGACTTCAGTGCCATCGAAAAAGCCATCAATGTGGCCAAACAACAATGGCGTACCTACTCTCCGGTAGAGCGGCAGGCCAACAAGCCCGTACAACAGGCATTCGATAAAGTGATGGGCGACATTCAGGGGGTATTGAATCAACAGTACCAGGCCGTGAAAGAACAGAAAAAGGATATTGTTGAAAAAGCCCGCGAACTGCTCGAAATGGACAACTTCAAAGCAGCAACCAATAAAGCCAAAGACCTGCAAAAAGAATGGCAGGAAACCGGTAAAACCTGGCGCAAAGAAGAACAAAAGTTGTGGAAAGAATTCCGTGCTGTCTGTGACGAGCTGTTTGGCCGCCGTGACGAACATAACCGTCAGATGCAGGCCGAGTTCGACAAAGTCGGTGAACAGGCACAGGCGCTGATACAACAGGCAGAACAGCTACTGAGCAACGAGCAGCTCTCAGCTCAGGAACTGAAACAACAAATCAATCACCTTTCCCACGAATTTACAGCGCTGGGTCGCTTGCCACGTCAGCACCAGTCATCACTGCAAAAAAGCTGGGATACCGCCGAGCAAGCCGTGCATCACCTGATTGACAGCAAAAACAAAAGTGTGCGAGTGGATGAATGGTCACTGTTTGATCAGCTTGTCCAGACAGAGGATGCGATTGATCAATTGACTGCACACACCTGGCGTCATGTACCCGACCCCATAGTAAAAGCCGTATCCAACCGTCAGACTGCAGATACCAAGACAACGCAATCCTTGTTGATACTGATGGAAATCATGGCCGGGCTCGACTCCCCGGAAAGTGATGCCAGCCTGAGAATGCAAATACAGGTAGAACGTCTGCAGCAGGGCATGACACAAAATCACACTAACCAGGAAGACTTTTCCAAACTATTGGCTCAGTGGTATGCGATTCACCCCATTGATCCTACTTTCCAGAGGAGATTTCTGGCTGCCCGTAACACTTACTTAAAGATCAAATAAAAAATTCTTTTTTTTCAATAAGTTAGTGTTGACAAGATCCACCCCGGTCCGTATAGTTCGCAGCCGTTGCCAAGACAGCAACAACGATGATGCGGGGTGGAGCAGCCTGGTAGCTCGTCGGGCTCATAACCCGAAGGTCGTCAGTTCAAATCTGGCCCCCGCTACCACATTTTAAAAAGTCGCTTTTAAAGCGGCTTTTTTTATGCCCGGAATAAAACCAGAACAGTCGGGCTCAACTCATACAAAACAGTCGGACTCAACTCTTGATCCGGCGCAGCCGCTGAAGGTCGTCACTGGATGGCCGGCCCGATCAAATCCGGCCGCGAAACGTCGCGCCGCCGCTACCATATTTTAAAAAGTCGCTTTTAAAGCGGCTTTTTTTATGCCCGGAAAAAAACCAGAACAGTCGGGCTCAACTCATACAAAACAGTCGGGCTCAGCTCTTGATCCGGCGCAGCCGCTGAAGGTCGCCAACTCATATCTGGCCGCGAAACGTCGCACCGCCGCTACCACATTTTAAAAAGTCGCGTTTATAGCGGCTTTTTTGCAAAAAAGGGATAAGTGATTTGCTTGATCACTATTTTCCGGCCCCACACTCGCAAAGGATCAGAACGACAAACCCGATCAAAATCACCCTCAGATACATTTCGATATCGAGCAAAGGGCTCGAAAGTGTCTGAGCGCATCGCCTATGAAACTGTGACTCCTGAGCAAAGGTTATTCGCGACTTCATCTTTAAAAAGTATGGGATACGGAAATGATCAATCAGACTATCGCTTGATAGAGCTTCCAAGCTTCAGATTTGAGTAAGCACCACCAGCGCATATCAAAGATATGCCTGTGCTTTTCTGTAAAACAGCAAATATGCGTCATTTCGCATATTTTTTTTATCTGCTTACCGAACTAAAAAAATTCACAAGCACTTATTTGGGACCCTAACAAAAAAGTGTGTGACCAGAACCGGTTGGAGAGTTCGAATATGCTTCAAAACGGCTAATTAGATACAAAATGACATGCTTTTTATTTTCAGTAACCGACAAATAAATAAACAAACACAAATTAATTCATCAAACTTTATTTTTTATGATCAAAGCTCATGTTTTTTTCTGTTTATACTGTCAGCCTTTAGTTTGTTTTATCACCCTCTCCAATATTGCAGAAAAATTTTTATATATATGTCAACTAATGACAAAAAATGTCATGAGTCATTAGCACCATAATTTTTAGCTGCCCAATAAGTAAGCATAGAATTTCGACGAATCCTGCAAATTTTTCCAAGTACTTTTTAAATTGATTAATCAGTAACCGCTAAATACAAGGTTATGAGACTTGCCTCTCAATAATAAGAATTATTCTAATTCCTGGTTTATTTGTTGCTTTTGATAGCCGATGTTGCATTCAGTACTTATACGTTATGAAAAACAGCTGTTCACTCACAACCCTAAATGTTCTTCCACATAAGCTGCTGCCATTATGTGCCGCACTTTGCTTATCCGCATGCAGCCCTTCAACGACGGACACTGGCTCAGGTGATAATCAAAGTAACGAATCTGGCTTACCGGATTCTCAACAAGAATTAACGGAAGGCCAATTCAGCGTCAAAAGAGGACTCGCCTACGGAGAACATTCAACCAACGATTTGTTGGCCCTCAAGAATGGCATTCAATGGTGGTATAACTGGTCCCCTCAACCAGAAGCAGACATATATGACTCCTACCAGGATGTCGGTATTGAATTTGTTCCCATGGCGTGGGACGAAAACTTCGATGAAACTCGAT from Gynuella sunshinyii YC6258 carries:
- a CDS encoding DUF349 domain-containing protein, coding for MVISKFFKKQKKQTQPEIKPSQPAPSSTDMLIAKIKTVTDPSELLTTAQQSDEALQKAAKNRFAALIDEGQLTPQQLSALTTDTGLILSILAFSKQKNLLEQQLTSLSQPQLCEQAIKGGTAELRKTAAGLLTEADVLEQLTKATKGKDKTVYRIAKDKLNEIQECLTAEATRRAALQQLLDSAGKLANTPFDPLLNGKIKNLQLQWQELEAEPTEAQQQQFDKALTSAQKTYDEHMEQLAAEEELAKTPVEPEPVEETPEPIVEPGRFIEIRKTLHQVLTDQILAMIESEEITEAMLNHADEVLTESQNEWRTTEEEQKASKEEFRAFSHLCTEYEQLLLAFRSLDSFADLVDQCEQDPESSAVEILDQIIHHLDFLASDNQPVVVQHAQTILKDIEARQEQYKKEQHQQIGHIRGLIRKGHWAINQGHLRQAAGITHAIEEKAGHLERIPQSLKQQITQLSEDLEKLLDWQDFAVLPKKKDLLDKMQALVGSDQHPEAIANLIKRFQDEWKLLSKGSQGHHQELWEKFHAAAQEAYQPCKKWFEEQAEMRRRNLTSRQKLVSELNIFLQAIPEQPDFSAIEKAINVAKQQWRTYSPVERQANKPVQQAFDKVMGDIQGVLNQQYQAVKEQKKDIVEKARELLEMDNFKAATNKAKDLQKEWQETGKTWRKEEQKLWKEFRAVCDELFGRRDEHNRQMQAEFDKVGEQAQALIQQAEQLLSNEQLSAQELKQQINHLSHEFTALGRLPRQHQSSLQKSWDTAEQAVHHLIDSKNKSVRVDEWSLFDQLVQTEDAIDQLTAHTWRHVPDPIVKAVSNRQTADTKTTQSLLILMEIMAGLDSPESDASLRMQIQVERLQQGMTQNHTNQEDFSKLLAQWYAIHPIDPTFQRRFLAARNTYLKIK